Proteins found in one Candidatus Eisenbacteria bacterium genomic segment:
- a CDS encoding CoA ester lyase: MRSPRDFLKPLALGAPEPVREIPFGPSRMIHFFDPSNEKMAAKLPDLARQADILLGNLEDAIAADKKVAAREGLVRVGREVDLGDTPLWTRINSLDSPWCLDDLTTLVGAIGQRLSVVMVPKVEGPWDIHYVDRLLAQLEAKHKLQRPLLVHAILETALGVTNVEEICAASPRMQGVSFGPADLAASRRMKTTRVGGGHPAYLVRSDPDKQHPEAPRPTAQQDPWHYSIARMVDACTAMGCLPFYGPFGDIGDSLGCEDQFRAAFLLGCVGAWSLHPNQIAIAKKVFSPPIDEVLFAKKVLEAIPDGRGVHMIDGKMQDDATWKQCKVMVSLAELLARKDPDLKKAYGL; the protein is encoded by the coding sequence TCGAACGAGAAGATGGCCGCCAAGCTGCCGGATCTCGCGCGACAGGCCGACATCCTGCTCGGAAACCTCGAGGATGCGATCGCCGCGGACAAGAAGGTCGCGGCGCGCGAGGGCCTCGTTCGCGTCGGCCGCGAGGTCGATCTCGGCGACACGCCGCTGTGGACGCGTATCAACAGCCTCGACTCGCCGTGGTGTCTCGACGACCTCACGACGCTCGTCGGCGCGATCGGACAGCGCCTGTCGGTCGTCATGGTCCCCAAGGTCGAGGGGCCATGGGACATCCACTACGTCGACCGGCTGCTGGCGCAGCTCGAAGCCAAGCACAAGCTGCAGCGCCCCCTGCTCGTCCATGCCATCCTCGAGACGGCGCTCGGCGTGACCAACGTCGAAGAGATCTGCGCCGCGAGCCCGCGCATGCAGGGCGTGAGCTTCGGCCCGGCGGACCTCGCCGCGTCCCGTCGCATGAAGACGACCCGCGTCGGCGGCGGCCATCCCGCCTATCTCGTCCGCAGCGATCCCGACAAGCAGCACCCGGAGGCACCGCGCCCGACGGCGCAGCAGGATCCGTGGCACTACTCGATCGCGCGCATGGTCGATGCCTGCACTGCGATGGGGTGCCTGCCCTTCTATGGGCCGTTCGGCGACATCGGCGATTCGCTCGGCTGCGAGGACCAGTTCCGCGCCGCCTTCCTGCTCGGCTGCGTCGGCGCGTGGTCGCTGCACCCGAACCAGATCGCGATCGCGAAGAAGGTCTTCAGCCCGCCCATCGACGAAGTGCTGTTCGCGAAGAAGGTCCTCGAGGCGATTCCCGACGGCCGCGGCGTCCACATGATCGACGGCAAGATGCAGGACGACGCCACCTGGAAGCAGTGCAAGGTGATGGTGAGCCTGGCCGAGCTGCTTGCCCGGAAGGACCCGGACCTGAAGAAGGCGTACGGCCTCTAG